The Glycine max cultivar Williams 82 chromosome 12, Glycine_max_v4.0, whole genome shotgun sequence genome window below encodes:
- the LOC100782091 gene encoding uncharacterized protein encodes MEGEAKFSHITLPIFDGENYDLWEVKMQSYMESLDLWDAVEEDYEIYPLLENPTMAQIKNHKERKMKKAKARSCLFTGVSQMIFIRIMTLKSPKAIWDYLKEEYVGDDRIRSMQVLNLRREFELQRVEESDTIKEYSNKLLGIANKIKLLGSDFAYSRIVEKILVTVLERYEASIASLENTKDLSKITLAEVLHALQAQEQRRLMRQDRVVEGALPAKHHEVDESKKDFFKKNQPASSENSANNQNKGKDKNKNYPPCQHCGKLGHPPYKCWKRPDAKCNKCNQLGHEAIICKSKFQ; translated from the coding sequence ATGGAAGGTGAAGCAAAATTTTCccacataactcttccaatctttgatggaGAGAATTATGATCTTTGGGAAGTGAAAATGCAATCCTACATGGAGTCTTTGGATTTATGGGATGCTGTGGAAGaggattatgaaatatatcCGCTGCTTGAAAATCCCACCATggcccaaattaaaaatcacaaggaaagaaagatgaaaaagGCAAAGGCGAGGTCATGTTTGTTCACTGGTGTTTCACAAATGATATTCATCAGAATCATGACTCTTAAATCACCCAAAGCAATTTGGGATTATCTGAAAGAGGAATACGTTGGAGATGATAGAATACGAAGTATGCAAGTGCTGAATTTAAGGAGGGAATTTGAGCTTCAAAGGGTGGAAGAGTCAGAtacaatcaaagaatactcaAACAAATTGTTGGGTATTGCCAACAAGATAAAGTTGTTGGGAAGTGATTTTGCTTATTCGAGAATTGTAGAGAAAATTTTGGTAACGGTGCTAGAGAGGTATGAAGCATCTATAGCTTCATTGGAGAACACAAAGGATCTGTCGAAAATCACATTGGCAGAAGTGCTACATGCCCTGCAAGCTCAAGAGCAGCGAAGGTTGATGAGGCAAGATCGTGTTGTCGAAGGTGCTTTGCCCGCCAAACATCATGAAGTTGATGAAAGcaaaaaggattttttcaaaaagaatcaaCCAGCAAGCAGCGAAAATagtgcaaacaaccaaaacaaaggtaaggataaaaataaaaattatccacCTTGTCAGCATTGCGGAAAATTGGGTCACCCACCATACAAATGTTGGAAACGGCCAGACGCAAAGTGCAACAAGTGCAATCAGCTTGGACATGAAGCTATAATTTGTAAAAGCAAATTTCAGTAG
- the LOC100817871 gene encoding transmembrane E3 ubiquitin-protein ligase FLY2, with the protein MLCLGFDMVEVDSERLKLESRGVGIWLRIACGWLVFMLFFSPVAGLRPLRDRTNSWGDEWVFTRKDESDLGPFSQWNISGTYRGNWKFLDTTNGSTGFPDIRKINGNSVIELVSMPTKITGVHYVQGVVIFHDVFDNEYNVGGAQIRVEGVYIWPYRQLRMVANSGKEVGLNQDGDYILSNPYHLLGVFSSQVFQESSQHKMWRRKHSPLHGMEKHCNVEIAAHVSRLSSSKHEGEHDSFQLEGLMESPSVDDDGDCFSPLQLNATSINIEVYYNKALNYTLMVTFISFLQVLLLIRQMEHSNTQSGAAKVSILMIGQQAIVDAYLCLTHLTAGILVESLFNAFATAAFFKFVVFSIFEMRYLLAIWKASRPLSNGEGWETMRRELSVLYSRFYGILLGGILLMYEFHNHLRPILLLVYSFWIPQIITNVIRDSRKPLHPHYILGITVTRLAIPLYIFGCPNNFLHIEPDQSWCVCLAIFVGLQAAILLLQHYFGSLWFIPRQFLPEKYCYYRRFAQDTNHATDCVICMTAIDLSPRSNDCMVTPCDHFFHSGCLQRWMDIKMECPTCRGPLPPA; encoded by the exons atgctGTGTTTGGGGTTTGACATGGTTGAGGTTGACTCTGAAAGATTGAAACTTGAGAGTAGAGGAGTGGGGATTTGGCTGAGAATTGCATGTGGGTGGTTGGTGTTTATGCTGTTTTTCAGTCCTGTGGCAGGTTTGAGACCCTTGAGGGACAGAACTAATTCATGGGGTGATGAG TGggtttttacaagaaaagacgAAAGTGACTTAGGTCCATTTTCACAATGGAACATAAGTGGAACTTACAGAG GGAATTGGAAGTTTTTAGATACTACAAATGGTTCTACCGGATTTCCAGACATCagaaaaataaatggaaatTCTGTAATTGAATTAGTTAGTATGCCCACAAAGATAACTGGTGTACATTATGTGCAG GGGGTAGTCATATTCCATGATGTATTTGACAATGAATACAATGTTGGTGGAGCTCAAATCAGAGTAGAAGGTGTATATATATGGCCTTATAGGCAGCTTCGAATGGTAGCCAACAG TGGAAAAGAGGTGGGGTTAAATCAGGATGGAGATTATATTTTATCCAATCCATATCATCTG CTTGGAGTTTTCTCATCACAAGTATTCCAAGAGTCTTCACAACATAAGATGTGGAGAAGAAAGCATT CTCCATTACATGGCATGGAGAAACATTGCAATGTAGAAATCGCTGCACATGTTTCACGcctgtcatcatcaaaacatg AAGGGGAGCACGATTCTTTCCAGCTAGAAGGGTTAATGGAGAGTCCGTCCGTGGATGACGATGGGGACTGCTTCTCGCCTTTACAGTTAAACGCAACATCCATCAACATTGAAGTCTACTATAATAAAGCATTGAACTATACCTTGATGGTTACTTTT ATCTCATTTTTGCAAGTTCTTCTATTAATTCGGCAAATGGAGCATAGCAACACCCAATCT GGGGCTGCTAAGGTTTCAATATTAATGATTGGTCAGCAAGCCATAGTAGATGCTTATCTTTGCCTTACACATTTGACTGCAGGAATACTAGTTG AATCCCTGTTCAATGCTTTTGCAACTGCTGCATTTTTCAAGTTTGTGGTTTTCTCAATATTTGAGATGAGATATCTCCTTGCCATCTGGAAGGCAAGTAGGCCTTTGAGCAATGGTGAAGGTTGGGAGACAATGAGACGTGAATTGTCAGTTTTATACAGCCGTTTCT ATGGGATCCTATTGGGAGGCATACTGCTCATGTATGAATTCCACAATCATTTGAGACCTATTCTTCTTCTTGTATACTCATTTTGGATACCTCAAATAATCACCAATGTTATTCGTGACTCGCGCAAGCCTTTGCATCCTCATTATATCTTAGGCATAACTGTTACTCGGCTAGCAATcccattatatatttttggttgtCCTAACAACTTCTTGCACATAGAACCAGATCAGAGCTGGTGTGTTTGTTTGGCTATATTTGTTGGACTTCAAGCTGCAATTCTCTTGCTTCAGCACTATTTTGGGTCCTTGTGGTTCATTCCTCGTCAG TTTCTACCTGAGAAATACTGCTATTATCGGAGGTTTGCTCAAGATACAAATCATGCCACAGACTGCGTTATATGCATGACAGCCATTGATCTTTCTCCGCGATCTAATGATTGCATG GTGACCCCTTGTGATCATTTTTTCCACTCTGGCTGTTTGCAAAGATGGATGGATATAAAGATGGAGTGCCCTACTTGCCGGGGCCCTCTTCCACCTGCATAA
- the LOC100782629 gene encoding leucine-rich repeat extensin-like protein 4, whose product MASASASYSFTITVLFLLYLHLSCFINNLNANHTNASGHNHHKHQHTQNPPLNSRLDMAFLGLQAWKQVIYSDPNNFTSNWVGPSVCNYTGVYCAPSLDDPKVTVVAGIDLNFADLAGFLPNEIGLLSDLAVLHLSNNRFCGILPMSFTNLTLLYELDLSNNRFVGPFPLVVLSLHMLKYLDLRYNEFEGPLPPQLFNNTIDAIFVNNNRFSSTIPPNLGKISASVVVFANNKFGGCLPESIVNFADTLEELVLINTSLSGCLPQQVGFLYKLRVLDVSFNNIVGPIPYSLSGLSHLEQLNLGHNMMSGTVPVGVCELPNLANFTFSYNFFCEEEGICQNLTSKRIVFDDRRNCLPEKPLQRSEKECKAKLEHPVDCSELCCVVGSNVSAGSVAVPPAAAVPAAMPVSAPLLAPSHP is encoded by the coding sequence ATGGCTTCAGCTTCAGCATCTTATTCCTTTACCATTACTGTGTTATTCCTCCTTTATTTGCACTTGTCATGTTTCATAAATAACCTTAATGCAAATCATACCAATGCCAGCGGTCACAACcatcacaaacaccaacacaCTCAGAATCCACCCTTAAACTCAAGGCTTGACATGGCTTTTCTTGGGCTACAAGCATGGAAGCAAGTGATCTACTCAGACCCAAATAACTTCACTTCCAACTGGGTAGGTCCTTCAGTTTGCAACTACACAGGTGTGTACTGTGCTCCCTCACTTGATGACCCTAAAGTGACAGTTGTGGCTGGCATTGACCTTAACTTTGCAGACTTAGCAGGGTTCCTACCCAATGAAATAGGCCTTCTCTCTGACCTTGCAGTCCTTCATCTCAGCAACAACCGCTTCTGTGGCATCCTCCCAATGTCCTTCACCAACCTCACTCTACTCTATGAGCTCGACCTTAGCAACAACAGATTTGTGGGACCTTTTCCTTTGGTTGTGCTTTCCCTTCATATGCTCAAATACCTTGACCTCCGCTACAACGAGTTTGAAGGGCCATTGCCTCCTCAACTCTTCAACAACACCATCGATGCCATTTTTGTTAACAACAACCGCTTCAGCAGTACTATTCCACCAAACTTAGGCAAAATCTCAGCTTCTGTAGTTGTCTTTGCCAACAACAAATTCGGAGGGTGTCTCCCCGAAAGCATAGTGAACTTTGCTGACACTTTGGAGGAGCTTGTGCTAATCAACACCAGTTTGTCTGGGTGTTTGCCACAACAAGTAGGCTTTCTCTACAAACTAAGAGTGTTGGATGTGAGTTTCAATAACATTGTTGGCCCTATACCTTATAGCCTTTCAGGGCTGTCTCACTTGGAGCAGCTGAATTTGGGGCATAACATGATGAGTGGCACAGTCCCTGTGGGGGTTTGTGAGTTGCCAAACTTGGCAAACTTCACTTTCTCTTACAACTTCTTCTGTGAGGAAGAGGGTATCTGTCAGAACTTGACATCAAAGAGGATAGTGTTTGATGATAGGAGGAACTGTTTGCCAGAGAAGCCACTGCAGAGGAGTGAAAAGGAATGCAAGGCCAAACTTGAACACCCAGTTGATTGCTCTGAGCTTTGCTGTGTTGTTGGGAGCAATGTCTCTGCTGGCTCAGTGGCTGTGCCACCTGCTGCTGCAGTTCCTGCAGCAATGCCTGTGTCTGCACCTCTTCTTGCACCAAGCCACCCTTAA
- the LOC100818408 gene encoding ADP,ATP carrier protein 3, mitochondrial — MADGPQHPSVVQKLAGQSYLVSRLSPNFNSRNYSATGSYVNGGMHSPGLAVVSPVSPVTVHAPAEKGVSGFLVDFLMGGVSAAVSKTAAAPIERVKLLIQNQDEMIKSGRLSEPYKGIGDCFARTMKDEGVIALWRGNTANVIRYFPTQALNFAFKDYFKRLFNFKKDKDGYWKWFAGNLASGGAAGASSLLFVYSLDYARTRLANDAKAAKKGGERQFNGLVDVYRKTIKSDGVAGLYRGFNISCVGIIVYRGLYFGMYDSLKPVVLVGGLQDSFFASFLLGWGITIGAGLASYPIDTVRRRMMMTSGEAVKYKSSLHAFQTIVANEGAKSLFKGAGANILRAVAGAGVLAGYDKLQLILFGKKYGSGGG, encoded by the exons ATGGCTGATGGACCACAGCATCCATCAGTTGTTCAGAAGCTAGCTGGACAGTCTTACCTGGTGTCCAGGCTTAGCCCCAACTTTAACTCTAGGAATTATTCTGCAACTGGTTCTTACGTCAATGGCGGAATGCACTCGCCTGGGTTGGCTGTTGTGTCACCTGTATCTCCAGTTACTGTGCATGCTCCAGCAGAGAAAGGAGTGAGTGGATTTCTAGTGGATTTTCTGATGGGTGGAGTATCCGCTGCTGTATCGAAGACAGCTGCTGCTCCAATTGAACGAGTCAAATTGCTTATCCAAAATCAGGATGAAATGATAAAAAGTGGTCGGCTATCTGAGCCATACAAGGGAATTGGTGATTGTTTTGCTCGAACAATGAAGGATGAGGGTGTGATTGCTCTTTGGAGAGGAAATACTGCTAATGTTATCAGATATTTCCCTACTCAG GCTCTGAACTTTGCCTTTAAGGATTACTTTAAGAGGCTTTTCAACTTTAAAAAGGATAAAGATGGCTACTGGAAGTGGTTTGCTGGGAATTTGGCATCTGGTGGGGCTGCTGGGGCTTCTTCCCTCTTATTTGTCTATTCTTTGGATTATGCCCGTACTCGTTTAGCAAACGATGCAAAGGCTGCAAAGAAGGGTGGCGAGAGGCAGTTTAATGGCTTGGTTGATGTTTACAGGAAAACCATCAAGTCTGATGGTGTTGCTGGCCTTTATCGTGGGTTCAACATCTCATGTGTTGGAATTATAGTGTATCGTGGTCTTTACTTTGGAATGTATGATTCCCTGAAACCAGTAGTTTTGGTTGGTGGGTTGCAG GATAGTTTCTTTGCTAGTTTCCTTTTGGGATGGGGAATCACAATTGGTGCTGGTTTGGCTTCTTATCCCATTGACACTGTTCGAAGAAGAATGATGATGACTTCTGGAGAAGCTGTGAAGTACAAGAGCTCTTTGCATGCATTCCAAACAATCGTCGCAAATGAGGGTGCCAAGTCACTCTTCAAAGGTGCTGGTGCGAACATATTGCGTGCTGTTGCAGGTGCTGGTGTGCTTGCTGGTTATGACAAGCTGCAGCTCATTTTGTTTGGAAAGAAATATGGATCTGGCGGCGGCTAA
- the LOC100783171 gene encoding mitotic checkpoint serine/threonine-protein kinase BUB1: MATMLSYSPPRFKIAVDAHHDPLLPFLRSIKKALEASDDSASNLSNLLKDCIRNFKNNDRYRNDVRFLKIWLLYMGVSDDFESVFKEMLDSNVCTNSSSLYVWSASFFELKGRLHDALTIYQLGICRNAEPIEWLKKAHALFLNRISEIQNAASTQKVDDKESKKFEDNGINPWGTSTMDSLLKKIYPLIMKFDGYRSSTKPYTGKVALSTLKNSSRNKVIEIGGKKYHIKGCAGQGGFAQVYKANVDSDPDNVVALKIQKPAFPWEFYIYRQLDKRILDRERSSYGFAHRIHIYSDCSILICDYLANGTLQDVINSYVVLGKSMEEVLCIYYTIEMLHMVETLHGFGLIHGDFKPDNLLIRYARGDLTEDGFFSRIGPWCDQGLCLVDWGRGIDLHLFPDHILFKGDCRTSGFRCIEMLEDKPWKFQVDAYGLCAIVHMMLHSSYMEVVKKEQSDGSYMYLPKLPFKRYWNIELWKTFFTKMLNQYPHDDDRSLLQDLKKSFQDYMSSNPQLIKKLKELLSKQRASLCSA; encoded by the exons ATGGCCACCATGCTCAGCTACTCACCCCCGCGTTTCAAAATCGCCGTCGACGCTCACCACGATCCTCTCTTACCTTTTCTCCG GTCTATCAAGAAAGCCCTAGAAGCTTCCGACGACTCCGCTTCGAATCTCAGTAACTTACTCAAAGATTGCATCAGAAACTTCAAGAACAATGACCGCTACCGAAACGACGTCAGATTCCTCAAGATCTGGCTCCTATAT ATGGGAGTTAGTGATGATTTTGAAAGTGTTTTCAAGGAAATGCTGGACAGTAATGTATGTACCAATAGTTCTTCACTTTATGTGTGGTCTGCAAGTTTTTTTGAGTTGAAGGGAAGATTGCATGATGCTCTCACCATCTATCAGCTTGGCATTTGCAG GAATGCAGAGCCAATTGAGTGGTTGAAGAAGGCACATGCCTTATTTCTCAATAGAATTTCTGAAATACAGAATGCTGCTTCAACTCAGAAG GTTGATGATAAAGAATCCAAGAAATTTGAAGATAATGGCATTAATCCTTGGGGCACCTCTACCATGGATAGCctgttaaagaaaatatatcctttaattatgaaatttgat GGGTATCGTTCAAGCACTAAACCATACACAGGAAAAGTGGCCTTATCTACCTTGAAGAATTCATCAAGGAATAAAGTTATAGAGATAG GTGGAAAGAAGTACCATATAAAAGGCTGCGCTGGACAGGGTGGTTTTGCCCAAGTATATAAGGCTAATGTTGACAGTGACCCTGACAATGTTGTTGCACTAAAG ATACAAAAACCAGCTTTCCCTTGGGAATTTTACATTTATCGTCAGCTTGATAAGCGCATCTTAGATAGAGAG AGGTCAAGTTATGGTTTCGCTCACCGAATTCATATCTATTCTGACTGTAGTATACTCATCTGTGACTATTTAGCTAATGGGACATTACAG GATGTGATAAACTCATATGTGGTCTTAGGAAAATCCATGGAAGAAGTGTTATGCATTTACTACACAATAGAAATGTTACACATGGTTGAAACTCTGCATGGTTTTGGCTTGATTCATGGTGATTTCAAGCCTGATAATTTGCTAATTCGCTATGCTAG GGGTGACCTTACAGAAGATGGGTTCTTCAGCCGAATTGGTCCTTGGTGTGATCAG GGTCTTTGCCTTGTTGACTGGGGAAGAGGGATTGATCTGCATCTCTTTCCAGATCACATACTATTTAAGGGAGATTGCAGAACTTCTGGTTTTCGCTGCATTGAGATGCTAGAGGATAAACCGTGGAAATTTCAG GTAGATGCATATGGCCTTTGTGCTATTGTTCATATGATGTTGCATAGTTCCTATATGGAAGTCGTCAAAAAAGAACAATCTGATGGGAGCTACATGTATCTTCCCAAACTACCCTTTAAACG TTACTGGAACATTGAGCTCTGGAAGACTTTCTTCACTAAGATGCTAAACCAATACCCCCATGATGATGATAGGAGTTTGCTGCAGGACTTGAAGAAGTCCTTCCAAGACTACATGAGCTCCAATCCGCAGCTTATAAAGAAACTAAAGGAGTTACTCTCAAAGCAAAGGGCTTCCTTGTGCTCTGCTTAA